In Pedobacter heparinus DSM 2366, the following are encoded in one genomic region:
- a CDS encoding potassium channel beta subunit family protein, whose product MEYRRLGKSGLQVSALSLGSWLTFGQQISDKTADELMGMAYDAGVNFFDNAEGYAAGKSEIVMGKILKAHKWERESFVVSSKVFFGTENKGPNRIGLSRKHVIEACNGALKRLQVDYLDLYFCHRPDRNTPIEETVWAMNGLLQQGKILYWGTSEWNAVEIMEAIRVAKQYNLIGPTMEQPQYNLMERNKLENEYLLLFKEHGLGTTIWSPLASGLLSGKYTSKKTKDTRLELKGMEWLKDAVLNEEKLKKAEKLQALADKLNVPLAKLSLAWCLKNPNVSTVILGASKTEQLKENLTALEVLPLLTDEVMDKIEDLVQTKPKVVQF is encoded by the coding sequence ATGGAATACAGGCGTTTAGGAAAATCAGGATTACAGGTAAGCGCATTGTCATTAGGCAGCTGGCTTACTTTCGGGCAACAAATCAGTGATAAAACCGCAGATGAGTTAATGGGAATGGCTTATGATGCTGGTGTTAACTTTTTCGACAATGCAGAAGGCTATGCCGCAGGCAAATCTGAAATAGTAATGGGCAAAATACTGAAAGCTCATAAATGGGAGCGGGAGTCCTTTGTGGTTTCAAGCAAGGTGTTTTTTGGTACGGAAAATAAAGGTCCTAACCGCATTGGATTATCAAGAAAGCATGTCATTGAAGCATGTAATGGTGCTTTAAAAAGGTTGCAGGTAGATTATCTGGATCTCTACTTCTGTCACCGTCCGGATAGAAATACCCCCATAGAAGAGACAGTATGGGCCATGAATGGACTTTTACAACAGGGAAAGATACTTTACTGGGGAACGTCTGAATGGAACGCAGTAGAGATCATGGAAGCCATAAGGGTAGCTAAACAATACAATCTTATCGGACCTACCATGGAGCAGCCCCAGTACAACCTGATGGAGCGTAACAAGTTGGAAAATGAGTATTTACTGTTGTTTAAGGAACATGGATTGGGTACTACCATATGGTCGCCTTTGGCTTCTGGCTTGCTTTCGGGCAAGTATACTTCTAAAAAAACAAAAGATACACGCCTGGAACTTAAGGGGATGGAATGGCTGAAAGATGCGGTACTGAACGAAGAGAAGTTGAAAAAAGCTGAAAAATTACAGGCGCTGGCCGATAAACTGAATGTTCCCCTGGCAAAATTATCGCTGGCATGGTGTCTTAAAAATCCTAACGTAAGTACAGTTATCCTGGGTGCATCTAAAACTGAACAGTTAAAAGAGAATTTAACCGCCTTAGAGGTATTGCCTTTGTTAACCGATGAAGTGATGGATAAAATTGAAGATCTTGTACAGACTAAACCCAAAGTGGTTCAGTTTTAA
- a CDS encoding M20/M25/M40 family metallo-hydrolase, translating to MNTYLLLSLALLLSCSSVKNTAGNESDKQLLSDVEILSSDAYEGRKTDTKGAEMARNYLNNRFKAIGLKTFPQLQGYEQGFSFKTSKGEVNGKNMIGFIEGKNDKVIVISAHYDHIGIIRNEIYNGADDNASGVAALLKFAAYYKQHQPNHTLIFAAFDAEEMGLQGARAFVANPPVGLDKVIMNINMDMISHNDKAELYACGTFKYPALKNYFYITNPNLKVLFGHDDPKLGKDDWTNQSDHSIFNDRNIPFIYFGVEDHKDYHKATDEYQNINKRFFIDASNAILEIITNIDKERDIQQLFHEKQRMKKQ from the coding sequence ATGAATACTTACCTGCTGTTGTCATTGGCCTTGTTATTAAGCTGCAGCTCTGTAAAAAATACTGCAGGAAATGAAAGTGACAAGCAATTACTAAGCGATGTGGAAATCCTTTCTTCTGATGCTTATGAAGGCAGGAAGACCGACACTAAAGGAGCCGAAATGGCCAGAAATTACCTCAACAACCGCTTTAAGGCCATAGGCTTAAAAACATTTCCGCAACTGCAGGGTTATGAGCAGGGATTTTCCTTCAAGACCAGCAAAGGAGAGGTAAATGGCAAAAATATGATCGGTTTTATTGAAGGCAAAAATGATAAAGTGATCGTGATTTCGGCCCATTACGACCATATCGGCATCATCAGAAATGAAATCTATAATGGTGCAGACGACAATGCATCCGGGGTAGCCGCTTTACTCAAATTTGCTGCTTATTATAAACAACACCAACCCAATCATACTTTGATTTTTGCAGCTTTTGATGCAGAAGAAATGGGTTTACAGGGCGCAAGGGCATTTGTAGCCAATCCTCCGGTAGGCCTTGACAAGGTGATCATGAACATCAATATGGATATGATCAGTCATAATGATAAAGCTGAACTTTATGCCTGTGGCACATTTAAGTATCCGGCATTAAAAAACTACTTTTACATTACCAATCCTAACCTCAAGGTATTATTTGGTCATGACGACCCTAAACTGGGCAAGGACGACTGGACCAACCAAAGCGATCATTCTATTTTCAATGACAGGAACATTCCTTTTATCTATTTTGGTGTAGAAGACCATAAAGACTACCACAAGGCTACTGATGAATATCAGAACATCAATAAACGTTTTTTTATCGATGCCAGTAATGCCATTTTAGAGATCATCACCAACATTGATAAAGAACGTGATATCCAGCAGCTGTTCCATGAAAAGCAGCGCATGAAAAAACAATAA
- a CDS encoding S41 family peptidase: MKSIVWQRKPVFLYMLFIMMALGACKKSKVTPEPDPPASGSNVKQTPTTNRTELTNDSLFLYAQQIYYWNTALPSYDDYVPRQYNTASTDLINYENNLFNIVKSSGSADYIAGNSDPKYSYIEDITTRNPAAVSAVPNSRLSVDLDGNGNDTGVMWIPFGTNNSYTIFVTVVYPGSDAEAKGVKRGWAITKINGRSFGTNYNGEYNAIYDEFAKSSVTIEGYKFSNDVQGEAFNLTLTKKSYSSSPVYVSKVITSGSKKIGYLAYGRFSNENNSFTALGNVFSSFAAQNVTDLVVDLRYNGGGYISTAERLINLIAPTTATGVMYKEYYNATLRDQKATIMKNQPLLDDNDKVRYKNGRMMNYFDDIDYTVAGNTYSFSKIGNLTGVSNIVFLVSRNTASASELVINSLKPKMNVKLVGQTTYGKPIGFFPVRLQNRYDVFYSLFETKNSADQGGYFSGMVPDAALSENPTYQLGDEKEAYLAKAIGLLNSAAITSSNTVGSKAVMSVGSKTIALDNQNFNAPVGDGASFVGMIENRHKGR; this comes from the coding sequence ATGAAATCCATCGTTTGGCAAAGGAAACCTGTTTTCCTTTATATGTTGTTTATCATGATGGCCCTTGGGGCATGTAAAAAATCTAAAGTAACACCCGAACCAGATCCGCCAGCTTCGGGCTCAAATGTAAAGCAAACGCCAACTACCAACAGAACAGAATTAACCAATGATTCTTTGTTTTTATATGCCCAGCAAATCTATTACTGGAATACTGCGTTGCCATCTTATGATGATTATGTGCCCCGTCAGTATAACACCGCAAGTACCGACCTCATTAACTATGAGAACAACTTGTTTAATATCGTAAAATCTTCCGGATCCGCAGATTACATCGCAGGAAACTCAGATCCAAAATACTCCTATATTGAAGACATTACGACCAGAAATCCTGCTGCCGTATCGGCTGTACCCAATTCAAGGCTGTCTGTAGACCTTGATGGCAATGGAAACGATACCGGGGTAATGTGGATTCCATTTGGTACCAATAACAGCTATACTATTTTTGTTACTGTTGTATATCCTGGTTCGGATGCAGAAGCAAAAGGTGTAAAAAGAGGTTGGGCAATCACCAAAATTAACGGACGGTCATTCGGTACAAATTATAACGGTGAATACAATGCAATTTATGATGAGTTTGCCAAAAGTTCAGTTACAATAGAAGGGTATAAATTTTCCAATGATGTTCAGGGAGAAGCGTTTAACCTTACCCTGACTAAAAAATCGTATAGCAGCAGTCCGGTATATGTGTCTAAAGTAATTACTTCGGGAAGTAAAAAGATCGGTTATCTGGCTTATGGCCGTTTTTCAAATGAAAACAATTCCTTTACTGCTTTAGGTAATGTATTCAGCAGCTTTGCTGCCCAGAATGTAACCGATCTGGTTGTAGATTTAAGGTATAATGGAGGCGGTTATATCAGTACTGCCGAACGTTTGATTAACCTGATCGCGCCTACGACAGCTACTGGGGTAATGTATAAGGAATATTATAATGCAACACTGAGAGATCAGAAAGCAACCATAATGAAAAATCAGCCATTACTGGATGATAATGATAAGGTTCGTTACAAAAACGGCCGGATGATGAATTATTTTGATGATATAGATTATACGGTAGCCGGAAATACATATTCATTTAGCAAAATTGGCAACCTGACAGGGGTAAGCAATATTGTTTTTCTGGTTTCCCGCAATACAGCATCAGCCAGCGAGCTGGTGATCAATTCTTTAAAACCTAAAATGAACGTGAAGCTGGTGGGCCAAACCACTTATGGAAAGCCAATCGGTTTTTTCCCTGTCAGACTTCAAAACAGGTATGACGTTTTTTATTCCTTGTTTGAGACTAAAAATTCGGCCGATCAGGGCGGATATTTTTCAGGTATGGTGCCGGACGCTGCTTTGTCTGAAAACCCAACTTACCAGTTGGGTGATGAAAAAGAGGCTTACCTGGCCAAGGCAATTGGTCTGTTAAATTCTGCGGCAATTACAAGTAGTAATACAGTGGGTTCTAAAGCCGTCATGAGTGTAGGTAGCAAAACCATTGCTCTTGACAATCAGAATTTCAATGCACCGGTAGGGGACGGGGCAAGCTTTGTAGGGATGATAGAAAACCGCCATAAAGGAAGGTGA
- a CDS encoding HAD hydrolase-like protein — protein MALEKYLKEKETFIFELDDVIYPEKDYLLQVYYLFAQFMEYGEQLSAVDVLKFMQDTYLEEGAVDLFAKTAGKFNIPDKYQVNFDMLLMSVRLPLKLLVYNEVLRFLQEIVVERKQIFLLVQGSPVMQLNKIKQIEWNGLEKYLTVYFTEELNEEPDRLEFILEKHQIDKETVVLIGKSEFSKTAASNVKICYLPVEELLIS, from the coding sequence ATGGCATTGGAAAAATACTTAAAAGAAAAAGAAACCTTCATTTTTGAACTGGACGATGTAATTTATCCCGAAAAGGATTACCTGTTGCAGGTATATTACCTGTTTGCCCAGTTTATGGAATATGGAGAGCAGCTGAGTGCTGTTGACGTACTTAAATTTATGCAAGACACTTATCTGGAAGAAGGAGCAGTAGATTTGTTTGCTAAAACAGCCGGTAAGTTTAACATACCTGATAAATACCAGGTTAATTTTGACATGTTGCTGATGAGTGTACGTTTGCCGCTTAAGCTGCTTGTGTATAACGAAGTCCTCCGCTTTCTACAGGAAATAGTAGTAGAACGGAAACAAATCTTTTTACTGGTACAGGGAAGTCCGGTGATGCAGCTTAATAAAATAAAACAGATAGAATGGAACGGTCTGGAAAAATACCTGACCGTTTATTTTACAGAAGAGTTGAACGAAGAGCCCGATCGGCTTGAATTTATTCTGGAGAAACACCAGATAGATAAAGAAACAGTAGTATTGATCGGTAAATCCGAATTCTCCAAAACAGCGGCATCAAATGTTAAAATATGTTATTTACCGGTTGAAGAACTATTAATTTCTTAA
- a CDS encoding ABC transporter ATP-binding protein, whose translation MLKARGIKKAYGNLPILKGVDFEVEKGEIVSIIGASGAGKSTLLHILGTLDKPDEGTVELNGTKVNQLSGELLSVFRNRNIGFVFQFHHLLPEFTALENICIPAFIAKTAKKQAEHRAMELLDLLGLKDRADHKPNELSGGEQQRVAVARALVNNPAIILADEPSGNLDSANANALHEFFIKLRDNFKQTFVIVTHNEDLAKISDRVVTMKDGLIIY comes from the coding sequence ATGCTAAAAGCAAGAGGTATAAAAAAAGCTTATGGAAATCTGCCTATATTAAAAGGTGTTGATTTTGAAGTCGAAAAAGGAGAGATTGTAAGTATAATCGGTGCTTCGGGAGCGGGTAAGAGTACGCTTTTACATATTTTAGGTACTTTGGATAAGCCCGATGAAGGAACGGTTGAACTAAATGGAACAAAGGTTAATCAGCTTTCGGGTGAATTGCTGAGTGTTTTCCGCAACCGTAACATTGGTTTTGTTTTTCAGTTTCATCACCTGTTGCCCGAATTTACTGCATTAGAAAACATATGTATTCCTGCTTTTATTGCTAAAACCGCTAAAAAACAGGCTGAACATCGTGCTATGGAGTTACTGGATCTGTTGGGGCTGAAAGATCGCGCTGATCATAAGCCAAATGAATTATCGGGTGGCGAGCAGCAACGGGTTGCGGTAGCCAGGGCATTGGTCAATAATCCCGCAATTATTCTGGCGGATGAGCCATCAGGTAACCTGGACTCGGCAAATGCCAATGCATTACATGAATTTTTCATCAAGCTAAGGGATAATTTTAAACAAACCTTTGTCATTGTTACGCACAACGAAGATCTGGCCAAGATCAGCGATAGGGTGGTAACTATGAAGGATGGGTTAATTATATATTAA
- a CDS encoding winged helix-turn-helix domain-containing protein, producing MKNPIEALNKIFDSRIRLGVMSVLVVNDSVSFNELKQLLELTDGNLASHLNTLEQAQYLKVQKSFIGKKTNTTYMLTELGRHAFKTHLDALEKMIKGI from the coding sequence ATGAAGAACCCCATAGAAGCCCTGAATAAGATATTCGACAGCCGGATAAGACTGGGCGTAATGTCCGTACTCGTAGTTAATGATAGTGTCAGTTTTAATGAACTGAAGCAATTGCTGGAACTGACAGATGGCAACCTGGCCTCCCATCTGAATACACTGGAGCAGGCACAATACCTGAAAGTTCAGAAATCTTTTATAGGAAAAAAAACAAATACAACCTATATGCTTACTGAATTGGGAAGACATGCCTTTAAAACGCATTTAGATGCTTTAGAAAAAATGATTAAGGGGATTTAA
- a CDS encoding DUF4173 domain-containing protein produces the protein MKQKINLQLMATLTGGLLFNYLFWMQKQAINLLIYTIFILTIILMDKEKSKNIKSYLAGASLLLASLLVVFNKSALTIITWYISLAIVIGITHFQLLRSIFTIILAAILQFVTAPVNLVKKILGARFSGMFFKPLLSSFKYIIIPLIAITFFITLYSAANNIFASYVEQFFSGINTFINNIFNFLFADLNLPRFLHIILGIVLAATIFIRLKDLELEKAESGCNEQLIRQRRNKKNRSVFYDLSHIFAGSLLKRKTALKTENIIGIISFSALNLLILALNLIDISTLWLGETTSTNASYSEALHDGAEALIFSIIMAMLVIVYFFSGNLNFYSKNRALRLLAYLWIFQNAFLIASVLLRDLHYISALGLTYKRIGVMVFLLLCIIGLITVYLKVSKQKTFFYLCKVNGFAWYVLLLVFSFINWDVFIVSYNINHKESIRLDFDHLIGFSDKTLPLLHQNKQLLSKYLGTSVYASRREYDPQTQSNQLKRTTDEEQKLAFENVLKERISIFREEYNHGSWLSWNYRDWQTQQYLLKNRL, from the coding sequence ATGAAACAAAAAATAAATTTACAGCTAATGGCAACCCTTACAGGTGGTCTGCTGTTTAATTACCTCTTCTGGATGCAAAAACAAGCCATCAATCTCCTGATCTATACTATCTTTATACTAACCATCATCTTGATGGATAAAGAGAAGAGTAAGAACATAAAAAGCTATTTAGCCGGTGCCAGTCTACTGCTGGCTTCCCTCTTAGTTGTCTTCAATAAATCTGCCCTTACTATTATTACCTGGTATATCAGTTTGGCTATTGTGATTGGCATTACCCACTTTCAATTGCTCAGGAGCATCTTTACCATTATCCTGGCAGCGATTTTACAATTTGTTACTGCTCCTGTAAACCTGGTAAAAAAAATATTGGGTGCACGCTTTAGCGGGATGTTTTTTAAACCTCTGCTGAGCTCGTTTAAGTACATCATCATCCCTCTCATTGCCATTACTTTTTTCATAACACTTTATAGCGCAGCAAATAACATATTTGCCAGCTACGTTGAACAATTTTTCTCAGGTATAAATACCTTTATCAACAACATATTCAACTTTCTATTTGCCGATTTAAACTTACCACGCTTTCTGCACATTATTTTAGGCATTGTGCTTGCTGCTACAATTTTTATAAGGCTAAAGGACCTTGAACTGGAAAAAGCAGAATCAGGTTGCAACGAACAACTTATACGCCAGCGCCGGAATAAGAAAAACCGCTCTGTATTTTACGATCTAAGCCATATTTTTGCAGGCAGTTTGCTAAAACGTAAAACCGCACTAAAGACTGAGAATATCATTGGCATCATCTCCTTTTCGGCCTTAAATCTTTTGATACTTGCTTTAAACCTGATTGATATCAGCACCCTCTGGCTCGGAGAAACAACTTCCACAAATGCCAGCTACTCTGAGGCCCTGCATGATGGTGCTGAGGCATTAATTTTCAGCATTATCATGGCAATGCTGGTCATTGTTTATTTTTTTAGCGGGAACCTGAATTTCTACAGTAAAAACAGAGCACTTCGTTTACTGGCCTATTTGTGGATCTTTCAAAATGCCTTCCTGATTGCTTCTGTACTGCTCCGGGATTTACACTATATCAGTGCGCTTGGCTTAACTTATAAACGTATAGGTGTAATGGTTTTCCTGCTACTTTGCATTATTGGTCTGATTACCGTTTACCTTAAAGTATCCAAACAGAAGACTTTCTTTTACCTCTGCAAAGTAAACGGCTTTGCCTGGTATGTTCTGCTCCTTGTTTTTAGCTTTATAAACTGGGATGTATTTATTGTGTCCTACAACATTAACCATAAGGAGTCCATACGCCTCGATTTTGATCATTTAATTGGTTTTTCAGATAAAACTTTACCGCTGTTGCACCAGAATAAACAACTGCTCAGTAAATATCTTGGAACATCAGTATACGCTTCCCGACGCGAATATGATCCTCAAACACAAAGCAACCAGTTAAAGAGGACAACTGACGAGGAACAGAAACTCGCTTTTGAAAATGTTTTAAAAGAAAGGATCAGCATATTCAGGGAAGAATATAACCATGGTTCATGGCTTTCCTGGAACTACCGCGATTGGCAAACCCAGCAATATTTACTTAAAAACCGGTTATAA
- a CDS encoding ferritin-like domain-containing protein → MHNSRYWINYFNRNLKNQRIDWSVKPDLSKIEKQYILKSLQAWQLGETSEGTNLINAATKHAKQLNDPYYTNAIKLFIKEEQKHGSNLGRYIDLIGEQRIKKDWGDSLFRKIRGLNRNMEFWTLAVITVESAAQIFYQCLKDATGCSLLKQICTDILIDEAAHITFQIERLSLIYQYKNPMIRTSIYYFYSVFYFSTAFTVWIAHKRLFKAGHVDFNNYWMKMKLKFKKTIKKLKPEQENIKLENTCRHLL, encoded by the coding sequence ATGCACAACTCACGGTATTGGATAAACTATTTCAATCGTAATCTTAAAAACCAAAGGATCGACTGGAGTGTAAAACCCGATCTTTCTAAAATAGAAAAACAGTATATACTAAAATCGTTACAAGCCTGGCAATTAGGGGAAACATCAGAAGGCACCAATCTCATCAATGCGGCAACAAAACATGCAAAACAACTGAATGACCCTTATTATACTAACGCCATTAAACTTTTTATCAAAGAAGAGCAAAAACACGGAAGTAACCTGGGGAGGTATATAGATCTTATTGGCGAACAAAGAATTAAGAAGGATTGGGGCGATAGTTTATTCAGAAAAATAAGAGGTTTAAATAGGAATATGGAATTCTGGACCCTTGCTGTAATTACCGTAGAAAGTGCGGCGCAGATATTTTACCAATGTTTAAAAGATGCAACGGGATGCAGCTTACTTAAACAGATATGTACAGATATTTTAATTGATGAGGCTGCACATATCACTTTTCAAATTGAACGATTAAGTCTGATATATCAATATAAAAATCCAATGATCAGGACAAGTATTTATTATTTTTATAGTGTTTTCTATTTTTCAACAGCATTCACAGTTTGGATTGCCCATAAGAGACTATTTAAGGCCGGACATGTCGATTTTAATAATTACTGGATGAAGATGAAACTAAAGTTTAAAAAGACCATAAAAAAACTGAAACCTGAACAAGAAAATATAAAGCTTGAAAATACCTGTCGTCATTTGTTATAA